The Desulfovibrio fairfieldensis sequence CTGCCCCAAAGAGTCCGGGGCGGAGGATTTCATCTGCGACGAAGCGGAGCCGATCCCCGTCCTTGTGAAAAATGCCGACACCGGGGAAGTCGTCCGCGTCATAGTGGAGATAGAATGGCGTATCGCCGTCACCGAAGCCGTCATCGACAAGAGTTTCACCCCGCCCAAGGAGTAGGCCATGCGTTTCTGCAATCCTGATTGCCTCATTGACTGGCGGGTGGTGGAGCCGCCCAGGTACAAAAAGGACTATGTGGGCAAGCTCGTGCGGGTGACGGAATTTGACCGCCGATTTCTCTCTGACAGCGCGGCCCTCCCGCCTGACGGCGCGGTCTGCAAAATCACGCGACGCAGCAACGATTATGGCGGCGGCGAGTTCAAGTTGACGCTACGCTGGCGTTGCCCGGCCTGCGACATGGCCCATGAAAAGCTGATTCAGGAAGCGTGGATTGCCGAAGGCAAGGCCCATTTCGTGGAACCCGCAGGCCTGGCCGACAATACTCAGGCGCTGGGCGATGACCGGCCGGTCATGCTGTACCTCGCCACCTCCTACAGCCATCCGGACCCGGCCAAACGCGCGGCGCGCGCGAATCTTGCCAGCGAGTGCGCGGCGTGGCTCATGCGCAAAGGTTGGAGCGTGGCCTCGCCGCTCTCTATGGGACATGCCATCTGGACAGCCTACCCCAACCTGGAGACCGACTTCGCCGCCTGGCGAGAACCCTGCCTGCGCATGTTGGAAATGTCCGATGCCCTGGTAGTGCTTTTGCTTGACGGCATCCGCGAGAGCGTGGGCGTAGCCTCTGAAATCGACCACGCCCGCAAACTGGGCATCCCGCTCAATCAGGTCAAACTGGCTGGAGAAGATGCGGCGAAGGGCGGCGAGTCCTTTGAGGTGGTCCCGCAGCCGAAGTGGTGGAGGTGAGTATGCCCAGGCTGACTGATCAGGCCCCACTGCGGATCATCAAGATTACGGAAACCCTTTTCCGCGCCGTGCTGGACGGCATGAGCAATAAAGAGCTGGCCACGGCCACGGGCTACTCTCCCTCTAATATCAGCCGGGACATGCGGCTCTTGTGCGAGGTGGGCTGGGCCAGACAACTGGACAACGGCCGCTGGGCTGTGAGCGAAAAACCCGTGGCCCTGATGAAAATGTATCAACTCTACATGAGCGACCTGGCCGAACGCGGCAGGAATTTCGACCTGCGCGTCACGGCCCAGGCCCGGCAACTGATGCCGTAATACAGGAGGCAGACATGGCACAGGCAAGAACCGAAGAACAATGTGCGGTTCTCAATTTTGACGCTACGCCCGAGGCCGAGCAGGCCGCCGTCGAATCATGGGCCGGTGATATGAAGATCGAGACCGCCCAGCCCCGACGCGGGCGCAAGCCCATTGTAGGCAGGCCCGCCGCTATGGGCAGCGTGAACGCCGAGGTGGTCGAGGCGGCCCAGGCGGCCGCGCCCGCCATCGCGGAGATCCGCGCCAATACCGTGAGCATGCCCAAGGCCGAGCTGGCGCAGAGTCTTTCACTCGCCCAAGGGCTTGGGATGTTTCAAGCCTTTGATCTGATGAATCAGTTCAGCGGGCTTGCCCGCCTCAAATGGTTGTCCGAGCGCAAGCAGAGCGGGGATTACAAGGGCGTCACCGTTATGGACCGGCAAGGTCAAAGCTGTACACTTAATACGTTTGAGGACTTGTGCTCCTACATCGGCCCATCCCGCCGCAAGGTGGACGAAGACCTGCAAAACCTCGCGCTTCTTGGCGAAGACTTCATGTCCACGGCCGAATCTCTGGGCCTCGGCTACCGAGATCTGCGCCTCTTGCGCAAGGGCATTGCTCAGCTCCCGCCGGAAGAGCGCCAGGCTATCCTGGACGAGGTGCAAAGCGCCGAGGGACCGGAAGAGCTGAAGGACAGACTGGCGGACCTGCGCACGGAGCTGGCCGAGGTCAAAGCCAAGACGCATGAGCTTTCCGCCACGCTGAAGGCCAAGGAAGAGGTCTCCAAGAAAAAAAGCGCCCAGCTTGAAGAATTGGAGACGCGCCTGGAGCGCCTGGACAGTATGTTGCCGGACGAGAAGGTCAGGGCGCTTGACGAAATCAACGCCAAAGCCCGCGCGGATGTGGACAAAGCCTGCCAGGACGCTTTTGTGGCGGCCATAGCCCTTTGTTCGCAGTGCGCCGCCGTTTTCCGCGATGAACGCTCCAGCGAGGACGCCTGCGCTTATATCCATGAGCGGGTCAGCCTGTTGATGAACAATATCGCCGACGCTGTGCTGGGCGCGGGCGTTGACGTGGATCTGCGGCAACGCTTTGAGATTCCGGGCGACGACGACCCCGCTGATCTCGCTTAGAGGGGGGGGGCGGAGCCGTGTCTCTCACACCCGCGCAAACAGGTTTTTTGCATGACCTGGCCCGCGAAATGGCGGCGGCCCCGGCTTCGGGCGGCGCGCGCACGGCCCTTGTGGCGCGCGCCGCCGAGACCCTGGGCAAGAGCCCCAAGACGGTCTACGGCCTGCTCAAAAAATACGCGGGCTGGGAGAGCGGGAGAAAAGTCCGGGCGGACAAGGGCGAGACCTGCGTGGACCGTGACCTTGCCCAACTGGCCGGGGGGCTCTCCTACCTGAGCAACCGCCAGTCCGGCAAGCGGATCACCACTATCAAGGCCGCCCGTGAGCGTCTGGCCGCCGACGGCTACGGCATCGTCAACACGGAAACCGGAGAAGTGACCATGCCAAGCTCTGAAACCATATCCCGCGCCATGCGCCGCTACGGCTGCCATCCGGACCAGCTCGGCGCGGCCCGGCCCGCCGTGGAGTTGCGCAGCCTGCACCCCAACCATGTTTGGGAAATCGACGCCTCGGTCTGCGTGCTCTACCAACTCAAGGGGGGCGGCGTGCGCCTTGTCAACGAGCGGGACTACAACGAGCACAAGCCCGGCAAGCTGATCGAGATCGCCGGGCAGCGGATTATCCGTTATCTGGCGGTGGATCACTACAGTGCCGCCATCTATCTGCATTATGAGCAGGCCAGAGGCGAGGATGCGCGCGGCGTTATCACCACTCTGGTGGAGGCCATCAGCGACCGGGGCGAGCGCGATCCCATGCATGGGGTGCCCCTGCAAGTCTACATGGACCCCGGCAGCGGCAACAAATCCTCGCTGGTGACGCAGTTTCTACGCGACCTTGAAATTGCGCCGCTCTGGCACGAGGCGGGCAATGCGCGCGCCACCGGCGCGGTGGAAGCGGCCCAGAATATCGTGGAAACAGGCTTTGAATCCCGTCTGCGTTTCATGGATACCCCCTCCGTGGAGGAATTGCAGGCCCAGGCCGACCGCTGGCGGCGGCATTTCAACGCCCACGCCGTCCTGGCGCGGGCCAAAAAGCCCCGCAATCAGCTCTGGATATCCATCACGGACGAGCAACTCCGCGTTGTGGAGCGGCCCGTGCTGGAGGCCATCGCCCATTGGGGCGACGAGGCGCGCCGGATCGACAACCGTTTCCGGATCAGCGTCAACACCCGTTCCCACGGTGTACATGAGTATGACCTGCGGGAGCTTGGCTATCACGGCCTATCCTCCGGCGATACGGTGACGGTACGGCTCAACCCCTTCCGCGCGCCGGACATCATGGTCATCAAGGAGATGCCGGACGGCGAGGAGCTGCGTTTTGAGGTGTCGCCTATCGTCAAGGGCGAGGACGGGCGGGACATCACGGCCCCGGTTATCGGGCAGGAGTACCGCAGGCCGCCGGAGACGTTGGCCGAAAAAAATCTCAAGGACATCAAGAAGATGGCCTACGGCACGGACAGCCTGGAAGAGGCGGAAAAAGCCCACAAGGCCCGCAACCGGCGGCCCTTCGCGGATATCGACCCGATGGCCGACGTGCGGGAGGCCCCGCAGTATCTGCGCCGCCAGGGCACCAGGATGGACGTGGAGGCCAAGACCGCCGCGCCCCTGCCGCTCAACCGCGCGCAGGCCGCCGCCCGCCTGGCCCAGATGTGCGGCGAGGCCTGGGCGGCGAACCCCACGGCCTGCAACGATATGATCAAGGCGAGATACGGCGAATCGGTGCCGGAGGCCGCATTGCCGGAGCTGGCCGAGGCCATCACAGCCCGTTTCGCTCCCCGGCCCGCCACCGTACTGCGCTTTAACGCACAACAAAGGGGCACGGCATGCGCAAACTGACGCTGAAGGCGCTACTGGCCTCGGCCAAGGCAAGCCAGCGCGACGCGGCCAAGGCGGCGGGCCTATCACCGGCGGCCGTCAATCTGCTCTGCAACGGCAAGGCTCTGCCGAAAAACGGCTGGCCCGACGCCCGTAAAAAGCTCTCCGCGTGGCTGCACACGCGCGGAGTGAACCCCGAGGCCGTGGAAACGGCCCTGGCCGAAAGCGAACAGGCCGCCAGTGCGGCGGCACATACCAGCAACAAGGGAGACGACGATATGATATTGCGCAAACAGGTACTTTCCATGCGCGCCCGGCAACAGTTCAAGTTGCTGCACGATCCCTTTGACGATCCCCAGTGCCCGGAGGACGTCTATCTCTCGCCCGAGAGCCGCTATGTCCGCGAGTTTATGTACGACGCGGCGCGGCACGGCAATTTTCTGGCCGTGGTGGGCGAATCCGGCTCCGGCAAATCCACCCTGCGGGAAGATCTTATCGAGCGCCTCAAGGAAGACGGCGACGGGGTGGTGATCATTGAGCCCTACACCCTGAGTATGAGCGGCGGGCAAAACGGCAAGCCTATGCTGGCCCGGCATATCGCCGAGGCCATTATCGCCACGCTCGCGCCCGGCGCGTCCATTCCGCGCAGCCAAGAGGTGCGCGACCGCCGCCTCCACCAGCTTCTGAAAGACTCCAACGGGGCGGGCATGCGCCATGTGCTGATCATCGAGGAGGCCCACGATCTGCACACCCAAACCCTGAAGGCGCTCAAGCGTTTCTGGGAGCTCAAGGACGGCCTCAAGCGGCTGCTCTCCATCATCCTGATCGGTCAGACCGAACTCATGGACAAGCTCGGCAGCAATCAGGCCGACGTGCGCGAGGTAGTGCAGCGCTGCGTGCCCGTCAAACTGGAACCGGTCAAAAACCCGGCCGACTTTCTGGCGCACCGGTTCAATCGGGCCGGGGCTGACCTTGCCGCCATTTTTGAACCGGACGCCTTGGAGGCCCTGCGCGACCGGCTCATCGTGGCCAGGGATATGTCCGGCAAGGGCATTTACAAGGGCTATCCGCTCGCAATCAGCAATCTCGCCAGCGCCGCCATGAACCTGGCCGCCGGACTCGGTGAGAGGACGGTCACGGCCGATGTGGTCCGGCAGATTCGGGCGTAACATTATATATAGGAGTATATTATGGCCAAGCGCGTTAAACCTGTATTGCGGATCCTCGCTATAGATTCCCTGGAAGAGGCCGACGCCGTTCTGGCGGAAATCGCCGGACGCAAACGTCAGATCGCCTTGTACGAGATCCGCTTCAAGGAAGAGGTAGACCGCCTGAAAGCCGAGTGCGCCGCCAATTGCGAACCGATCAGACAGGGTATCGCCGAGCGTGAACAGGCTCTTGTCCAGTTCGGCATTGCCCGCAGGGAAGAGCTTTTCCGGGGGAAGAAATCCCTGGACCTCAATTTCGGCACCATCGGCTTCCGCGCCTCGTCGGCGCTCAAAACCGTCAAGAAACTCACCTGGGAGCGAGTACTGGGGCTCATTAAGGAAAAAGGCCTGCCCTGCGTCCGCGTCAAGGAGGAGGTGGACAAGGAAGCCCTGCGCGCCCTGGCCCCGGAGAAGCTGGCGGAAGTGGGTTGCAAACTGGAGCAGGCGGACGACTTCTTTTATGAACTCAACGAAACCGAGCTGGCAGACTCGTCGCCCGCTTCATAGGAGGCCGTATGTCTCTCATGGGTATGATCCGCGTGGCCAGGGCGCAGCTTGGCATGGATGAGGAGGCTTACCGGAATCTTCTGTTCGACACATTGGGCAAGAGGTCGCTGGAGGGCAGCACGGCCAAGGAGCAGTGGCGCGTGGTTGAGGAACTCAAGGCACGGGGCTTTCAGCCAAGCCCCTTTCACAAGGGCAAGGAGCTTGTAGCCGATCCTCAAGCGAGAAAAATCCGCGCGCTCTGGCTCACAATGGCCGACTGCGGCATCGTCAGGGACCGCTCCGAAAAGGCCCTGAATAACTATGTTCGACGCTTCACCGGTCGGACATTGGAGGATGCCACGGTCAAACAGTGCCAGGCCGTGATTGAGATACTCAAACAGCATTTTGATCGTTGTGATGACCCCAAAAAACGCGCCATTTGCCTCGCCATTCTGAAAGGCGAGGGCACGCCGCCCGTTCTGGACGGCAGAGCCGTGGTCGGAGGTATATATGGCGGGGTCCATCAGTAATCGCGGTTCCGAACTGCTCAACCAGATCGAGGCCATCATCGACGAGGAACTCCGGCGGGGCACCGAGCGTCTGGGCAGGCGCGTCACTACCCGCATCGCTCTCGAATTCGGCGGGGGCTCGGTCTATTTTCCGTTCGACAAGGCCCGCCGGGACGCGCGGCTCTATGAAGAGTATACCGGCAACAATATTTCCGAGCTGCGGGCGCGCTACAAGTTGAATGAGTCCACCGTGTACCAGATTATCCGCCAGGAACGCGCCCGGCGGCGTCAGAAGCAAACCATACTGCCCGGCGTAACGATGGGAGATACACCCTATGACTGATCCGAAAGAGCAATTCCTCGCACGGAACACCTTTCGTTGCGAGCCCATGCATGCCCTTATTTCAGCCGCACAGTATGCGGCCGCAAGGAGCACACGGAAGCAGCCTATAACGCCACGGAGGCCAGCCATGACTGATAAACAAAAAAACAAGGTAGGCGAAATCGCTCGGCATATTGGGGGCCCACATCCCTGTGATAACGGGGTGTCATATGACGAGCCACAATGTGGTCGGTGCAACACAAGCAGAGCCGTTGTAGTTTATAGTGTCCACGTTGAACCGCTGGAATGCGAACTTCAGCGCCTACAGGCCGAGAACGCACTGATGCAAAGCATGATTGCTGCTCTGGCGAGAAAGGTTGCAAATCTTACTCGGAGATGGGCCAAGGCGGGCAACGTAGACAACAGTGCAGAATATTGGACGTCATGGGCGAGACATGACGCCGAAGCAGCCTACATCGCCACGGAGGACCACCATGACCAACTCCCCTGACGTGGTCATCGCCACCATCGACGAACTGCTGCGGCTGCGGGCGGAGAATGAGAGACTGGAGCGGGAACTTGTGCGGGCGATTGAGGTTATGGAATGCCTGTTAGCGGGTAAACCCGGTGGAGTGTATTTCCAAAAGTACCAAGGCGGCCTGCAAATAGCTTTACGCTCTGCGCAACGCGCTCTTTCAGGAGCCGCCCGCAAGGCCGTGAAGGAGGCCCTCAATGCCCAAAATTGATTCCATCGATAAAGCGGCCCTGCTCATGCTAATCGAAAACCATTGGGAAGAATTTGTGGAGTATTCCGGCGGCGAGGAGTCGGCGGAAATGACGCTACGCGCTCTTAAATACGTGGCGGGGATGGTATAGCAGATGGCCGTCTCCACGGCATGAAAAAGAGGGGGTTCCGGCCCCCTCTTTCCGTTGCATCCTGTGCAACAAAATTGCAAACACAGTCCCGATATATTCCGTCTGGTTTCTGATTATCCCGCATTTTTCCCTTCAGTTATTACGCCGTGAATCATCAAACAAAGGGCGCGGCATCATCAGTGATGCCGCGCCCTTTGTTTGATCCGTGTTACGCGATCAGCGAGCAGTTTTGTGCCTACTATCTCAGTCCGTCGCCTCGATCAGTCACTCGACGCAAAGCCGGACTTACGCCGCGACCGCTTCCGGATGCCGGGGCCCTTCCTTGAATACCTTCTGCAAGACATAGACCGCCGCCATCAAGCTAAGGCCGATGATATCCGTAACCAGTCCCGGCGTGATCAGCGTAATGGCCGCGGCCACCAGCACCAGGCGTTCCCAGAGATAAAGGTTGCGCAGCCAGTAGCCCACACTCGCGAAGGAGAGTGAGGCAATGCCCACGGCTGCGGTGCAGACGATGAAAACAATCTCCGTATTGCTGGCGCCGATCATCAGCAGGCCCGGATTGTAGCAGAAGATATAGGGTATCAGAAAACCCGCCAGAGCCAGTTTAACGGCCATAAAGCCCGTGGCGTTGGGTTCCGACCGGGCAATGCCCGCCGCCGCATACGCGGCCAAGGCCACCGGCGGAGTCAGGTCGGCCAGGATGCCGAAGTACATGATGAAGAGATGCGCGGCCAGCATGGGTACGCCGAAAGTCTGAATGGCCGGGGCTGCAATGGTGGCCAGCACGATATACTTGGCCGTGGTGGGCAGGCCCATGCCCAGCACAATGGAGGCCAGCATGGTGAAGAAGAGCGTCAGGGCAAAGCTGCCGGCGGAAAGGGTCAGAATGGCATTAGCCAGCTTGAGCCCCACGCCGGTGAGCGTCACCACGCCGATGACAAAGCCCGTGCAGGCGCAGGCCGCGGCCACGCCCAAGGCCAGGCGGCCGCCGTTTTCCATGGCCTGCAGGATATCCTTCCCGGCCTGGCGGTTGCACTGCGCAAGGGAATGCCTGACATTCAGGCCGCTGGAGCTGGCTCCGGCCCAGGCCTTCCAGTTATTGGCCACCAGGGAAATGATCACGGTCGCCAGAATGCAGTAATAAGCCGACTTGAGCGGCGTATAGCCCTGAATAAGCAGATAGATGAGCACGAAAATGGGAATGAGCAGATAGCCGCCCTGGCGCAGCACGAACCAGGCGCGCGGCAGGCGTTCCTTGGGAATACCCTTGAGGCCCAGGCGCTTGGCTTCCATGTGGACCATGAAGCCCACGGCCAGATAATACAACAGGGCCGGGATCAGCGCGGCCTTGGCGATTTCCACATAGCCCACGCCCAGAAACTGGGCCATGATGAAGGCCGCCGCGCCCATGATCGGGGGCATGATCTGGCCGCCCGTGGAGGAAGCCGCTTCCACCGCGCCGGCAAAAGCTCCCCGGTAGCCCACGCTTTTCATCAGAGGGATGGTGAAGGTGCCCGTGGACACGGTATTCGCCACGGAAGAACCGGAGATGGTGCCGAAAAAGCCGCTCGCCAGCACGGCCACCTTGGCCGGGCCGCCCACAAAGCGCCCGGCGGCTGCCAGAGCCAGGTCAATGAAAAACTTGCCCAGGCCCGTACTGTGCAGAAACGCGCCGAACAGAATGAACAGAAAGACGAAGGAGGCCGAAACGCCCAGCGGCATGCCGAACAGGCCCTCCGTGGTCAGATACATATGGGCCACGATGCGTTTCATCGAGAAGCCGGGATGGCCCATCATGCCGGGGATCAGATTGCCGAACTTGGCGTAGAGCAGAAAGCAGACGGCAACCAGGGTGATGGGCAGCCCCACGATGCGCCGCGTGGCTTCCAGCACCAACAGAATGGAAGCGCAGCCAAAAATAAAGTCCATCTCGGTGGGCGGCCCGGCATCCAGCACGATCACGTCGTAATTCCAGACGATATAGCCGCAGACCGCCGCACCGGCAGCGGCCAGCAACACGTCGTACCAGGCGAGCTTATGCTTGCTGCCTGTGGCCCGCGCCGGATACAGCAGATAGATCAGCACCAGCACAAAGCCCAGGTGCACGGCGCGCTGGATTTGCGGCGGGTATGCGCCGGTGGCCGCTGTAAAAAGATGGAATCCGGAAAGGGCGATGCAGAGCACGCGGATAAAAACTTCCAGTCCGCCCCTGAACGTACGATAGGCTGATTCCTTATCATACTTGGCTACGATTTCGGAAACGTCGACGGTGCCCTGCACCTTTTCCACCGTGGCGGAATCCAGCTTTTCCGCCTCTTCCAAGGCAAAACCTCCGGACCCCTCCTGTTCGATAACCTTCATCCGCTCTTTATGGCTCATCCTTACCTGCCTCAAAACTAAACGTTGTCATACGCTGCGGCGGCACCCATTCCGCTCACCGGATCACAACCCCCGCGCGGACGCGTGGAGACAGCGTAAAGGTGACGGCGCTGCCCGGCGGAGCCAGTTCCGCCAAAGGAATCTCGCGCGTCATGCCGCGCGCGGATTTTCCTTCAGCCGCGTCCTCCAGCGGCAACAGCAGCGTATGCTGCGCAATGCGCCCCACGCGCACATCAAAAGAAGGCAGCGCCTTGTGATAACCGCTGATTACAATGTGCCCGTCGCCGGTGGACATGGTCTGCCCCGGCCCCGGAGTGTGCGGCAGGCCCGCCCCGAAATCCTGATAAACCGTTTTTTCCAGAAAAATTGTCTGCTGACTGACGCGGAACCAGTCTTCCACCGGGCTTTTGGCCACGGAATGGATGTAACGAATGCCGAAGCTCAGTCCTTCCCGCGCCGGACAGGAAAAAAGCACAGCA is a genomic window containing:
- a CDS encoding DUF1937 family protein — its product is MRFCNPDCLIDWRVVEPPRYKKDYVGKLVRVTEFDRRFLSDSAALPPDGAVCKITRRSNDYGGGEFKLTLRWRCPACDMAHEKLIQEAWIAEGKAHFVEPAGLADNTQALGDDRPVMLYLATSYSHPDPAKRAARANLASECAAWLMRKGWSVASPLSMGHAIWTAYPNLETDFAAWREPCLRMLEMSDALVVLLLDGIRESVGVASEIDHARKLGIPLNQVKLAGEDAAKGGESFEVVPQPKWWR
- a CDS encoding DDE-type integrase/transposase/recombinase, which produces MSLTPAQTGFLHDLAREMAAAPASGGARTALVARAAETLGKSPKTVYGLLKKYAGWESGRKVRADKGETCVDRDLAQLAGGLSYLSNRQSGKRITTIKAARERLAADGYGIVNTETGEVTMPSSETISRAMRRYGCHPDQLGAARPAVELRSLHPNHVWEIDASVCVLYQLKGGGVRLVNERDYNEHKPGKLIEIAGQRIIRYLAVDHYSAAIYLHYEQARGEDARGVITTLVEAISDRGERDPMHGVPLQVYMDPGSGNKSSLVTQFLRDLEIAPLWHEAGNARATGAVEAAQNIVETGFESRLRFMDTPSVEELQAQADRWRRHFNAHAVLARAKKPRNQLWISITDEQLRVVERPVLEAIAHWGDEARRIDNRFRISVNTRSHGVHEYDLRELGYHGLSSGDTVTVRLNPFRAPDIMVIKEMPDGEELRFEVSPIVKGEDGRDITAPVIGQEYRRPPETLAEKNLKDIKKMAYGTDSLEEAEKAHKARNRRPFADIDPMADVREAPQYLRRQGTRMDVEAKTAAPLPLNRAQAAARLAQMCGEAWAANPTACNDMIKARYGESVPEAALPELAEAITARFAPRPATVLRFNAQQRGTACAN
- a CDS encoding ExeA family protein is translated as MRKLTLKALLASAKASQRDAAKAAGLSPAAVNLLCNGKALPKNGWPDARKKLSAWLHTRGVNPEAVETALAESEQAASAAAHTSNKGDDDMILRKQVLSMRARQQFKLLHDPFDDPQCPEDVYLSPESRYVREFMYDAARHGNFLAVVGESGSGKSTLREDLIERLKEDGDGVVIIEPYTLSMSGGQNGKPMLARHIAEAIIATLAPGASIPRSQEVRDRRLHQLLKDSNGAGMRHVLIIEEAHDLHTQTLKALKRFWELKDGLKRLLSIILIGQTELMDKLGSNQADVREVVQRCVPVKLEPVKNPADFLAHRFNRAGADLAAIFEPDALEALRDRLIVARDMSGKGIYKGYPLAISNLASAAMNLAAGLGERTVTADVVRQIRA
- a CDS encoding host-nuclease inhibitor Gam family protein, coding for MAKRVKPVLRILAIDSLEEADAVLAEIAGRKRQIALYEIRFKEEVDRLKAECAANCEPIRQGIAEREQALVQFGIARREELFRGKKSLDLNFGTIGFRASSALKTVKKLTWERVLGLIKEKGLPCVRVKEEVDKEALRALAPEKLAEVGCKLEQADDFFYELNETELADSSPAS
- a CDS encoding regulatory protein GemA, whose product is MSLMGMIRVARAQLGMDEEAYRNLLFDTLGKRSLEGSTAKEQWRVVEELKARGFQPSPFHKGKELVADPQARKIRALWLTMADCGIVRDRSEKALNNYVRRFTGRTLEDATVKQCQAVIEILKQHFDRCDDPKKRAICLAILKGEGTPPVLDGRAVVGGIYGGVHQ
- a CDS encoding Mor transcription activator family protein, producing MAGSISNRGSELLNQIEAIIDEELRRGTERLGRRVTTRIALEFGGGSVYFPFDKARRDARLYEEYTGNNISELRARYKLNESTVYQIIRQERARRRQKQTILPGVTMGDTPYD
- a CDS encoding TRAP transporter permease, translating into MSHKERMKVIEQEGSGGFALEEAEKLDSATVEKVQGTVDVSEIVAKYDKESAYRTFRGGLEVFIRVLCIALSGFHLFTAATGAYPPQIQRAVHLGFVLVLIYLLYPARATGSKHKLAWYDVLLAAAGAAVCGYIVWNYDVIVLDAGPPTEMDFIFGCASILLVLEATRRIVGLPITLVAVCFLLYAKFGNLIPGMMGHPGFSMKRIVAHMYLTTEGLFGMPLGVSASFVFLFILFGAFLHSTGLGKFFIDLALAAAGRFVGGPAKVAVLASGFFGTISGSSVANTVSTGTFTIPLMKSVGYRGAFAGAVEAASSTGGQIMPPIMGAAAFIMAQFLGVGYVEIAKAALIPALLYYLAVGFMVHMEAKRLGLKGIPKERLPRAWFVLRQGGYLLIPIFVLIYLLIQGYTPLKSAYYCILATVIISLVANNWKAWAGASSSGLNVRHSLAQCNRQAGKDILQAMENGGRLALGVAAACACTGFVIGVVTLTGVGLKLANAILTLSAGSFALTLFFTMLASIVLGMGLPTTAKYIVLATIAAPAIQTFGVPMLAAHLFIMYFGILADLTPPVALAAYAAAGIARSEPNATGFMAVKLALAGFLIPYIFCYNPGLLMIGASNTEIVFIVCTAAVGIASLSFASVGYWLRNLYLWERLVLVAAAITLITPGLVTDIIGLSLMAAVYVLQKVFKEGPRHPEAVAA
- a CDS encoding DUF1850 domain-containing protein, which encodes MPKFFLYMPTALLCLCTLLWAGAARAASPDGADGDLVLKNADGAVLFSCPAREGLSFGIRYIHSVAKSPVEDWFRVSQQTIFLEKTVYQDFGAGLPHTPGPGQTMSTGDGHIVISGYHKALPSFDVRVGRIAQHTLLLPLEDAAEGKSARGMTREIPLAELAPPGSAVTFTLSPRVRAGVVIR